In the Mycobacteriales bacterium genome, GCTGCCGCGACGCTTTCGAACCGCTACATCACCTCACGCTTCCTTCCGGACAAGGCGATCGACCTCATCGACGAAGCGGCATCGAGGCTGCGGATGGAGATCGACTCCCGTCCGGTCGAGATCGACGAGCTGCAACGCTCGGTCGACCGGCTGCGGATGGAGGAGATGGCGCTCGAGCGCGAGGAGGACGAGGCCTCGCGCGCCCGGCTCGACCGGCTACGCGCGGAGCTCGCCGACCGATCCGAGCAGCTGGCCGCGCTCACCGCGCGGTGGGAGCGCGAGAAGAGTGGTCTCAACCGGGTCGGTGAGCTGAAGCAGCGGCTCGACAGCCTGCGCACGCAGGCCGAGTCCGCGCAGCGTCAGGGCGACTTCGAGGCTGCGTCGCGCCTGCTCTACGCCGACATCCCGGCCGCCGAAGCCGAGCTCGCCGCGGCCGCCAGCGCCTCCGAGCAACGCGAGGCGATGGTGAAGGAAGAGGTCGGTGCGGACGACGTCGCCGAGGTCGTGGCGTCGTGGACCGGCATCCCCGCCGGCCGCCTGCTCGAAGGCGAGACCGCGAAGCTGTTGCGGATGGACGAGGCGCTGTCGGCGCGGGTGGTCGGCCAGGACGACGCCGTCCACGCGGTATCGGACGCGGTTCGCCGGGCGCGGTCCGGCATCTCCGACCCGGACCGGCCGACCGGCTCGTTCCTGTTCCTCGGCCCGACCGGGGTCGGCAAGACCGAGCTCGCGAAGGCGCTGGCCGGCTACCTGTTCGACGACGAGCGGGCGATGGTGCGCATCGACATGAGCGAGTACGGCGAGAAGCACACCGTCTCGCGTCTCGTCGGCGCGCCGCCCGGCTACGTCGGCTACGACGAGGGCGGCCAGCTGACCGAGGCGGTCCGCCGCCGGCCCTACACCGTGATCCTGCTCGACGAGGTCGAGAAGGCACATGCCGACGTCTTCGACGTACTGCTGCAGGTGCTCGACGACGGCCGGCTCACGGATGGGCAGGGCCGCACCGTCGACTTCCGCAACACGATCCTGCTGATGACGTCCAACCTCGGCTCGGTCTTCATCAATGACCCGGCGTTGGACGACAAGGCGAAGCACGAGGCCGCGATGCGTGCCGCGCGCGAACACTTCAAGCCGGAGTTCCTGAACCGGCTCGACGACATCGTGGTCTTCCACTCTCTCGGCAGCGAGCAGCTGGCGCAGATCGTCGAGATCCAGATCGAGCGGCTGATGACGCGGCTGGCCGACCGGCGGCTGACCCTCGAGGTCACTGACGGCGCCCGCGAGTGGCTCGCGATCACCGGCTTCGACCCGGTCTACGGGGCCCGGCCGCTGCGGCGGCTGATCCAGACCGCGATCGGAGACCCGCTGGCGAAGGCGTTGCTCAGCGGCGCGATCGCCGATGGCGACACGGTGCTGGTCGACGTGAACGAAGACCGCTCGGGACTCTCGGTGGTCTCGGCGGCCGAGAAAGCCGCCGCGCCGTTGATCGCCTGAGCGGGCGCTGCCTGGGCCGGCGCGGCCGCACCGTCCCGATGACGGGTAATCCCGTGGCCGGGCGTACGGCGGCGTCGGTAGGGTCGCTGGCGTGAGCGACGGCGACCGCGACGAGCTGCTGACCCGGATCAAACAGGACGCGGTGGTGCACGGCCGTGTGACGCTGTCCTCCGGGCAGGACGCGGACTACTACGTGGACCTGCGGCGAGTCACGTTGTCTGCCGCGGCGGCTCCGCTCGTCGGCCGGGTGATGCTTGACCTCACCGCGGACCTCGACTTCGACGCCGTCGGCGGGCTGACCCTGGGGGCCGACCCGGTCGCTGCGGCGATGTTGCACGCGGCCGCCGCGTCCGGGCGCAAGCTCGACGCGTTCGTCGTGCGCAAGCAAGGCAAGGCACACGGCTTGCAACGCCGGATCGAGGGTCCGGATGTGGCGGGTCGGCGAGTGCTCGCCGTCGAGGACACCTCGACGACCGGGGGCTCGGTGCTGACCGCGGTCGGGGCGCTGCGCGAAGCCGGGGCCGACGTGGTCGGTGTCGCGGTGATCGTCGAGCGCGGCGCCGCAGACGCGGTGCGGGCCACGGGCCTCGACTACCTGGCGGCGTACTCGCTCGCCGATCTCGACCTGGCCTGACTCCGGCGTTTCCGCTCAGGAGCTCGCGGCCCCGCGGTGGCGAGCCATGTGCACGAGCGCGGGCACGATCGCGAGGATGACGATGATGACCGCGAGCCCTTCGATGTAGTGCCGGATGAAGGAGATGTGTCCGAGCCAGTGGCCGAGCAGGATGATCGGTACGGTCCAGACCAGCCCGCCGATCAGGTTCCACGTCGTGTATGACGGCACCGGCATCGCGGCCACCCCGACGATCGGGCTGGCGAAGGTGCGCACGATCGGGACGAACCTCGACAGCACGACCGTCCGCGCCATGCCGAACCGCTCCAGGAAGCGATCGGCGCGTTCGACGTACTCGCGCTTGTAGTACCTGGACTCGGGGCGGTCCTGCAGCCGGAGCTCCGCGCGACGGCCGACCTCGTAGCCGACTTGCCCCCCGATCACCGCCCCGGCGGCGGCCGCGATCATCAGCCAGCCGAGCGGCAGGTGCAGGTGCAGCGAGTTGTGGCCGTTCGTCGCATAGCCGGCGACGAACAGCAGCGAGTCGCCGGGCAGGAAGAAGCCGACCAGCACTCCCATCTCGGCCAGCAGGATGACCAGTACGCCGATGACGCCGAAGGTCGAAAGCAGGTGCGTCGGGCTGATCGCACCGAGCAACGCCTGCTGGTGCAGCGCGAGCTGGTGCAAGGCCGGCGCGTCCGCCGCCTGCGAGGCAAGGTGCTGGTGCACGCGCGCAGGGTAGCGCCCATACTTCAGGACAAGGCATGGTGAGCAGTGCCCCGGGAAAGACAGCCAACGGTCTGTGCTGAGGAGAGCCGAGATGCCCGTCGCGAACCCTGAGGTCTACGCCGAGATGATCGACCGGGCGAAGGCCGGTGGCTTTGCCTATCCGGCGATCAACGTGACGTCGTCGGGGAGTCTGAACGCCGCGCTGCGCGGGTTCGCCGATGCCGAAAGCGACGGCATCATCCAGATCTCCTGGGGCGGCGCCGAGTTCGCCTCCGGTGCCTCGATCAAGAACATGGTGTCCGGGGCGGTGGCGATGGCGGCGTTCGCCAAGGTCGTCGCGACGAACTACCCGGTCAACGTCGGTCTGCACACCGACCACTGCCCGCCGGACAAGCTGGCCGGCTACATGCGTCCGCTGCTGGAGCTTTCGATCGAGCGCGTAAAAGCCGGAGGCGACCCGATCTTCGGCTCGCACATGTGGGACGGCTCGGGCCTGGATCTCGAGGACAACCTCAAGACCGCCGACGAGCTGTTCGCGATGTCGATCGAGGCGCACACGATCATGGAGCTCGAGATCGGCGTCGTCGGTGGCGAGGAGGACGGCGTCAGCAACGAGCAGAACGAGAAGCTCTACACCTCGCCGAAGGACATGATGCGGGTCGCCGAGGTCCTCGGCGCTCCGGGCGAGCGCGGCCGCTACCTGCTCGCCGCGGTCTTCGGCAACGTGCACGGCGTCTACAAGCCCGGATCGGTCAAGCTCAAGCCCTCGATCCTCAAGGAGGGTCAGGAGTACGTCGGCAAGAAGCTCGGTGTGGAGCGGCCGTTCGACCTCGTGTTCCACGGCGGTTCGGGCTCGATGTTCGACGAGATCCGCGAGACGCTGAACTACGGCGTGGTCAAGATGAACGTGGACACCGACACGCAGTACGCGTTCACCAGGCCGGTGGTCGACCACATGATGAAGAACTACGACGGGGTGCTGAAGGTCGACGGCGACGTGGGCAGCAAGAAGGCGTACGACCCGCGGGCGTGGGGCCGGGCGGCTGAGGAGGGCATGGCCGCGCGGGTGACCAAGGCGTGCGAGGACCTGAAGAGCACCGGCACCCGGATGACCTGACCCGGCCGGGCGGCGTTCCACTTGGCCGATCGGCCGTCACAAGTGGATCACGACTGGGCGCTCAGCAGGTCGATGTGCGCCGCAAAACCGGCAAGTACGACGTATCGTTGGAGAGCTTTCTTCCATCCGAGTAGGGGAACGATGTCGTCGACGCTGCGCGCGTTCGCTGTGGCGAGCTGCTCCGCGCTTCTCGTGGCCGGTGTGGCCACTTCAGCCGCCGCCTCCGGCGGCACCGACTTCAGCCTGCATCCGGCGTACGGCGTCCAGGGCAGCACGCTCACGCTGACCGGTGCCACCTTCACCGGCGAGACCGCCGCCACCATCAATGGCATTACCGCCGCTCACTTCCACCACGTCAACGCGCAGAAGGTGACGATCGTCGTGCCGGCCGGCGCGACCTCTGGTCCCGTGGTCGTGACCGGTGCGAAGACGCTGAACGGGCCGGACTTCTCGCTCCAGCAGCAGACCACCGCTACCGCGACCCTGTCGCGCAGCAGCCTGACCTTCACCCAGTCGCTCGTGGTGACCGGCGACCTGACCGAAAAGAGCACTGGCCACCCGGTGAGCGGGCAGCCGGCGGTGCTCCAGCACCGGGTCGCGGGGTCGACGTCCTGGCACCGTGCGAAGGGCACGCCGCAGCGCACGACCGGCTCGCAGGGCCAGGTCGGGTGGACGGTGCAGCCCGCGGTCAGTGGCGCTTACCGGGTGGCGTTCAAGAACACCCCGAGCTACACGAGCGCGACGACGTCCGGGCACAAGTACGCGTTGCGCCCGCTGCTGTCGTTCAACCCGCAGCACACCGTTCCGGTCTACTCGGACTCGGTGCTGCGCGGCCGGGTCCGGCCGCACCTGACCGGCACCATCTATCTCTGGAAGCAGGTCGACGGCGTCTGGAAGCACGCCGGCAAGACGACGGCGTACGACGGTCGGTTCTCCTTCACGATCCATCCCGATGCGCTCGGTCCGGTGCTCTACCGCGTGGTCCGGCACTACGACGGATTGCACGCGCACGCCCAGTCCGCGACCTTGCACCTGCAGGTCGTGCACCGCGAACTGGTGCTGGGTGACTCGGGCTCGGACGTGAAGGCACTGCAGAAGCGGTTGCGCAAGCTGCACTACTGGCTCGGCTCGGTGAGCAAGTACTACGGCGACGACACCCTGCACGCGGTGACCGCGTTCGAGAAGGTGCAGAAGCTTCCGCCCAACGGCGAGGTCACGATGGCGGTGTGGAACAAGCTGAACCACCCGCGCCACATCCACCTGCGCCATCCGCACGCCGCGACCTACGAGGTTGAGGTCAACATCGGCCGGCAGGTGCTGCTGATGGCCAAGGACGGCCACATCACGCACATCCTCGACACCTCGACCGCGGGCGGCTACCTCTACAAGAACTCCGAAGGCGGGATCTCCAGGGCGATCACCCCGACCGGTCACTTCTCGATCCAGTACAAGCTGACCGGCACCCGCGTCTCGAAGCTCGGCACGCTGTACTACCCGTCGTACTTCACCGACACCGGCTACGCGATCCACGGTGAGGGCAACGGCAACAGCGGCGGCGAGGTGCCGCCGTACCCGAACAGCCACGGCTGCGTCCGGATCACCGATGACGCCGTGCTGCACTTCTTCAGCTCGGCCTACCTCGCGGTCGGCGCTTCGGTCTGGATCTACCACTGAGCCGGCTGCCACGAGGCCGCCGGTGACCCACGGCGGCAACCTGCTGGGCGAGCCACCGGAGACGCTGCTGCCGGATGACCCGCAGGCTCGTACGGCGCTAGAGGCGGGCGAGGATCCGGCCGCGGTCGCGGCTCGGTTCCCGTCGTACCTCGCCGCCTGGGCGGCACTGGCCGACGCGGCCTACGAGCGCGGCGCGGTGATCGAGTCCTACGCCTACGCGCGGGTCGGCTACCACCGCGGGCTCGACGCGCTGCGGCGGTCGGGGTGGAAGGGTTGGGGACCGGTGCCGCGGTCGCACGAGCCCAACCAGGGGTTCCTGCGTTCGCTCAACGCGCTCGCCCGCGCTGCGCAAGCGATCGGTGAGAGCGACGAGGCGGAGCGCTGCCGGTCCTTTCTGGCCGAGAGCGATCCCTCCGCGCCGCTCGGCTGACCGTCGCCCGCTCAGCTGCTGATCGCGTCCGCCAGGACGTGCTCGACCTGTGTCGGGCTCATCCCGATCGAGTCGACCATCAGCAGGTCGCCGTCCGGGAAGGTGATTGCGGTGCTCACGTGATCCGGCAGGGCAGCGGCGCTCTTGGTCGCGCGGGCGCAGCCGGGCTGAGGGACACCGACGCCGAATCCGGCCGGGCTGAGCTTCGAGAACCGGGCCGTCCTGAGGCTCTTGAGCAGCGCGCTCCGCATCGGCAGCGGGGTGTGGGAGATGAGGCGCTTGACCGTCGCCGCCGCTGGTGCGTGCACCACCGACATCGGGCAGACCGGTGAGGTGCCGAACTGATCGATGACGGCCGGCAGCCCAGCGATCGTCGTGGTGATCCGCTTCCTCTCGGCGGCGGGGACGACCGCCCGCTCGGCCGTGGCGATCGGACCGCGGAACATGCTCATGCCGAGGCTCATGCGGGCGCTTCGATCCATCAGCTTGGCGCCTTGGTCCTTGCCCCCGAGATGGTGGGTGGCCGGCCCGAGGTTCATCACCGTGCCGGCGCTCCCGCTCCAGCCGGCGGGGAACTGCAGCCGGTGGTTGAGCAGCGTCACGCTGACCCCGGACTGCGCTGCGTTGCTCGTGAGGCCGTTGATGCCGCTGACGGCGCCGCTGCCCACGGCGTTGGCGGCCAGTATCGAGCCGGCCGCGAGCGCCGCAACCCCGAGCGGGGCACCCAGGAGCACCAGCCGCTGCTGGCGGGCGTACCTGCGACGTACGACGGCCACCAGCGCCGGATCCACGGCCAGGTCCGCCAACTCTGTGCCGAAGCGGGCGTGGAACGCGTCGCGGATCTGCTCGTCAGTGGTCATGGCCGGCTCCGATCGCAGTGGGGACGGTAGGGAGGTCGAGGACGTGGCGCAGGTGGGCGAGCGCCTTGCTGGTCGTTGACTTGACGGTGCCCTCCGAGCAGCCGAGCAGGCTCGCCGTGTCGGCGACCGAGAGGTCCTCCCAGAACCGCAGGACCACGGTCGCGCGCTGGCGGTCCGGGAGCTCACGCAACGCACAGAGCAGCTCCGTGCGGTCCTCGAACGCGGACTCGGTCGCCGGCTGGACCGCCATCAGATCGGGTTCGGGTGCCGGCGACTCCGGATGGCGGCGGCGACGGCGGGCATGGTCGTGCGCGAGGTTGACCAGCACCCGCCGCGTGTAGGCGTCCGGGTTCTCGATCGCCTTGGACCAGTGCCGCGCGACCCGCAGCAGCGCGGTCTGCAGCAGGTCTTCGGCGTCGGTCCGGTCACCGAGCAGCAGGGTCGCGGTACGCAGCAGCGCGGGCGAGCGCGCGACGACGAACTCGTCGAAGTCCGAGCCCAGCCGGGTCACAGCCACACTGTCTCAACGCCGGCGGGCTCGGTCAGGTTGCCTGCGGGTTCCGGCGGGGTAGCCTCGATCCGCAAGAGGCCCCGGTCGATTGCGACCGGGGTTCGTTGTTTGCGGGGCCGGGTGGGCGGTCGTTGCGACGGCGTGCCTCGAGCGGAAGGGACGGCGCAGATGCCCGCGATCGCGCTGCTCGGCGCACAGTGGGGCGACGAGGGCAAGGGCAAGGCGACCGACCTGCTCGGCGAGCGGGTGGACTACGTCGTGAAGTTCAACGGCGGCAACAACGCCGGCCACACGATCGTGATCGGCGCCGAGAAGTACGCGCTGCATCTGCTGCCGGCCGGCATCCTCACGCCCGGCGTCACCCCCGTCATCGGCAACGGAGTGGTGGTCGACCTCGGCGTGCTGTTCAGCGAGATCGAGGCGATCTCGGCCCGTGGGGTCGACTGCTCGCGGTTGGTCGTGTCCGCCGATGCGCACGTCATCACGCCGTACCACGTCCTGATGGACAAGGTCGGCGAACGCTTTCTCGGCAAGTCGAAGATCGGTACGACGGGTCGCGGGATCGGTCCGGCGTACGCCGACAAGATGTCGCGGCTGGGCGTGCGGATCCAGGACCTGTTCGACGAGAAGATCCTTCGCCAGAAGGTGGAGGGCGCGCTCGAGCTGAAGAACCAGATCCTGGTGAAGGTCTACAACCGCAAGGCGATGTCGGTCGACGAGGTGGTCAGTGAGCTGATCGCGTCTGCCGACCGGTTGCGTCCCATGGTTGCCGACACGCAGCTGATGCTTGGCGCGGCACTCGATGCCGGGAAGGTCGTCCTGCTCGAGGCCGGACAGGCCACGATGCTCGACGTCGACCACGGGACCTATCCGTTCGTCACGTCGTCCAACCCGACCGCGGGCGGGGCGTGCACCGGTTCGGGAATCCCGCCGACGCGGATCGACCGCGTGGTCGCGGTTGCGAAGGCCTACACGACCCGGGTCGGCGAAGGACCGATGCCGACCGAGCTGCTCGACGCGGGCGGCGATCGGCTGCGCAGCGTCGGGGCGGAGTTCGGCGTGACCACCGGCCGCCCGCGCCGATGTGGCTGGTACGACGCGGTCGTCGCGCGCTACGCAGCGAGGGTCAACGGCGTGACCGACTTCGTGCTGACCAAGCTCGACGTTCTCACCGGGCTCGAACAGATCCCCGTGTGCGTCGCGTACGACGTGGACGGCACCAGGCACGAGCAGATGCCGATGACCCAGACCGAGTTCCACCATGCGCGACCGATCTACGAGCAGTTCTCGGGGTGGGACGAGGACATCACGGCGGCCCGGTCGCTCGACGACCTGCCCAAGGCGGCGCGCGCGTACGTCGAGGCGATCGAGTCGCTCAGCGGCGCGCCGGTCTCGGTTGTGGGCGTCGGCGCAGAGCGCGAGCAGACCGTCGCGATCCGGCCGCTGCTGTGAGGGCCCGATGCGCGTCCTGGTGATCGGCGGCGGCGGCCGCGAGCACGCGCTGTGCCTCGCGCTGTCCCGCGACTCTGCGGTGACCGCGTTGTTCTGCGCACCGGGCAATCCCGGGATCGCCAAGGTGGCGAGCCTGCTGGCGATCACCGACCCGGTCGATGCCGCCCGCGAGGCGACCGCCGATCTGGTCGTGATCGGCCCCGAGGCGCCGCTCGTGGCGGGGGTCGCGGACGAGCTTCGAGCCGCCGGCTTCGTGGTCTTCGGCCCGAGCGCCGCGGCCGCGCAGCTCGAAGGCAGCAAGGCGTTCGCCAAGGACGTGATGGCGGCCGCGGGCGTGCCGACAGCCGGGCACTGGGTGGCCGAGACGCCCGCTGAGGTCGCGGAAGTGCTGGACCGGCTCGAACCGCCGTACGTCGTGAAGCACGACGAGCTCGCGGCCGGCAAGGGCGTGGTGGTCACCGGCGACCGGGGCGAGGCGCGGCGTCACGCCGCCGGGCATCGGGTCGTGATCGAGGAGTACCTCGACGGGCCGGAGGTATCTCTGTTCTGCCTGACCGACGGTGTCGCGGTCGTGCCGTTGCTTCCGGCGCAGGACTTCAAGCGGGTGGGCGACGGCGACACCGGGCCGAACACCGGTGGCATGGGCGCGTATGCGCCGTTGCCCTGGGCGCCGGCCGACCTGGTCGACGAGGTCGTCGCCCGGGTGGCGCGACCCACGATCGAGGAGATGGCGCGGCGGGGCACGCCGTTCGCCGGCCTGCTCTACGTCGGTCTCGCTCTCACCTCGACCGGGGTGAAGGTGGTGGAGTTCAACGCCCGGTTCGGCGATCCCGAGACGCAGTCGGTGCTCGCCCTGCTCGAGACGCCGCTGGCCGGCGTACTCCACGCGACCGCCACCGGCACCCTCGCCGGCCTGCCGCCGTTGCAGTGGCGCGACGGCTTCGCGGTGACCGTCGTCCTGGCCTCGGCCGGCTATCCCGCGGCGCCGCGGACCGGCGACCCCGTTCATGGCCTAGACGCGGTCAGCGGCGCGGACGTGCTGCATGCCGGGACCGCGGAGGTCGACGGCGCGCTGGTCACGGCCGGCGGGCGGATCCTTGCGGTCACGGCGGTCGCCGCCGAGCTCGCCGGTGCGAGAGAATCGGCGTACGCCGGGATCGAGCGGATCACGATCGAAGGCGCGCATTACCGCACCGACATCGCAGAGGCGGCCTCATGATCGAGCGCTACACGCTCCCCGAGATGGGCCGGGTGTGGAGCGAGGCGCACAAGTACGAGCTGTGGTGCCGGGTCGAGACCGTCGTGCTCGAGGCGCACGCCGCCGCCGGCACGGTGCCCGCGGATGCGCTCGGGCCGGTCCGCGCCGCGCCGCCGCCCACGCCCGAGGCGGTCGCAGCGGTCGAGGCGGTCACGCAGCACGACGTGATCGCGTTCCTCACCGCGTGGGCCGACAACACCACTCCGCGCGAGGCGGCGGCCTGGGTGCACTTCGGCATGACGTCGTCGGACCTGCTCGACACCGCGCTCGCCCTGCAGCTGGTCGGCGCCACGGACCTGTTGTTGGCGAAGACGACCGCACTGGTCGGCGGGCTCCGCGATCATGCGCTCAGCCATCGCGACACGATCCGGGTCGGACGCACGCACGGCGTGCACGCCGAGCCGGATGTGTGGGGTCATCGGGTCGCCGACTTCGCGTTCGCGATGGCGCGGTCGCGTGACCGGCTGCTCCGGGCCCGCGACGCGGTCGGCATCGCGAAGATCTCCGGCGTACTCGGGACGTACTCGAACATCGATCCGGCGGTCGAGCGCCAGGTCGCGGCCGAGCTCGGCCTGCGGCCCGCGGACGTCGCGACCCAGGTGGTCCTCCGTGACGGGATCAGCGAGTGGGTCTCGTCGCTTGCTCTTCTTGCGTCGGTCTGCGAGGCCGTCGCGCTCGAGGTCCGGCACGGCCAGCGCACCGAGGTCCGCGAGCTGGCCGAGCCGTTCGGCGCCGGCCAGAAGGGCTCGAGCGCGATGCCGCACAAGCGCAACCCGGTGATGTGCGAGCGGATCTGCGGCCTGGCGCGCATCGTGCGCGCGCAGATCGTGCCGGTCATGGAGGGCATCGCGCTCTGGCACGAGCGCGACATCTCCCACTCGTCCGTGGAACGGATCGCCCTCCCGGATGCGGCGATCGGCACCGACTACCTGCTGCACCTGACCGGCCGGCTGGTCAACGGTCTGGTGGTCGACGTCGAGCGCATGCGCTCCAACCTCGACGCCACCGGCGGCCTGATCTACACCAGCGCGGTCCTGCTGGAACTGGTCGAGGCCGGGCTCTCGCGCGAGGACGCCTACGCCCTCACCCAGGCGGCAGCGATGGACACCTGGACCACCGGCGTTCCGTTCCGCGAGACGTTGCGCAAGCACGCGGCGGATGCCGGCCAGGAGCTCGACGAGGCCCGCCTGGACGAGGTGTGCCGGCCGCAGCGCTACCTGAAACGGCTGGATGGAGTCTTCGAGCGACTGGAGGGGCTGAGCTAGTGCCGGAACACGCACTGGCCGGGCTGGACGAGTTCCGGCTGCATTCGGGCAAGGTCCGCGATCTCTACGTCGCCGGCGAGGACCAGCTGCTGATGGTCGCGAGCGACCGGATCTCGGCCTTCGACTACGTGCTGCCGACCGAGATCCCGGACAAGGGCGCGGTGCTCACCGGCATCTCGCTCTGGTGGTTCGAGCGGCTCGCCGACCTCGTGCCCAACCACGTCATCACCGCAGACGTCGCCGAGTACCCGCTGGTGTTTGCGCCGTACGCCGATGCGCTGCGCGGGCGGTCGGTGCTGTGCCGGACGCTGGAGATGGTCAGCGTCGAGTGCGTCGCCCGCGGCTACCTCGCCGGCAGCGGCGCCGCGGACTACCGGGCGACCGGCAGCGTGTGCGGGGTCGACCTGCCGCCGGGGCTGCGCGACGGCTCGCGGTTGCCGGCGCCGATCTTCACGCCGACGACGAAGGCGCCGAGCGGGGAGCACGACGCGGCGATGACGTTCGACCAGGTGGTGGAGGCGGTGGGGCCCGAGCTCGCCGGCGAGCTGCGCAAACTGACGCTTGCGGTCTACGCGCGCGGGCGCGAGCTTGCCGAACAGGCCGGGATCATCCTCGCCGACACCAAGATCGAGCTCGGTCACGACCAGGACGGGACCCTGACCCTCGGCGACGAGGTCCTCACCCCGGACTCGTCGCGGTTCTGGCCTTCACTCACCTGGGCCCCCGGCGGCCCGCAGGAGTCCTACGACAAGCAGTACGTGCGCGACTGGCTCAGCGACGAGTCCGGCTGGGATCGCAAGAGCGAGCCTCCGCCGCTTCCCGACGACGTCGTCGCACGGACCAGGGAGAAGTACGTCGAGGCCTACGAGCGGCTGACCGGGCGCGACTTCCACGACTACCTCGCCGCCACTCCCTGACTGCCGTCAAGATCACGGCAGCGAGGGGTGCGGCGTGGTCGGTAGGGTTTGGCAGGTGACCCGAGTCGTCGTCGACGTCATGCCCAAGCCCGAGATCCTCGACCCTCAGGGCCAGGCGATCGCTCGCGCGCTGCCCGACCTCGGCTTCGACACGGTGACGTCCGTGCGCCAGGGCAAGCGGTTCGAGATCGAGATCGCCGACGGAGCGGACGCCCGCGAGATCGCCAGCCGCGCCGCCGAGGCGGTGCTCGCGAACCCGGTGATCGAGGACTTCACCATCCACATCGAGGACTGACCGTCGCGGCCGGGGCGTGGCCACGCCGAGGGCGCGGAGACCGCGCGGCCGGTGCCACCCCGCTCGGTATCCTCGGCCTGTGAGCGCCACGACCACCATCGGCGTGGTGACGTTCCCCGGCTCGCTCGACGACCACGACGCGATTCGCGCCGTGCGCGCGGTCGGAGTCGAGGCGGTGCCGCTGTGGCACGGCGACGCCGCTCTGCACGGCGTCGACGCAGTCATCCTTCCGGGCGGGTTCTCGTACGGCGACTACCTCCGTGGCGGTGCGATCGCGCGGTTCTCACCGGTGGTCGGATCGGTCGTTGCCGCCGCCCGCTCGGGGCTCCCGGTGCTCGGTATCTGCAACGGCTTCCAGGTGCTCTGCGAGGCGCAGCTGCTCCCTGGGGCCCTGGTGCGCAACGCCGGGCTGCGATTCGTCTGCCGGGACCAGGTCCTGACCGTCGAGAACACCTCGACTCGCTGGACGAGCGACTATTCGCCGGGCGAGGAGATCCTCGTCCCGGTCAAGCACGGCGAAGGCCGGTACGTCGCCGACGCCGCGACCGTCGAGCAGCTGGAAGCCGAGGGACTGGTCGTGTTCCGCTACGCGGGAGGCAACCCGAACGGTGCGCTGCACGACATCGCCGGCATCACCAACTCGGCCGGAAACGTGGTCGGCCTCATGCCGCACCCGGAGCACGCGATCGACACGTTGACCGGGCCGAGCGCCGACGGCCTTCCGATGTTCACGTCGGTTGTCGCCGCCATGGTCTCTGCATGACCGACTTCGAGACCGTTGCGGCCGCCGCGGACGCGCCCGACCTCGCCCAGCCGTATGTCGAGCTCGGCCTCAAGGACGACGAGTACTCGCGGATCCGCGAGATCCTCGGGCGTCGCCCGACCGACACCGAGCTCGCGATGTACAGCGTCATGTGGAGCGAGCACTGCTCGTACAAGTCCAGCAAGGTCCACTTGCGGCAGTTCGCCGACAACCCGCCAGCGAGCGCGGCGATGCTCGTCGGCATCGGCGAGAACGCCGGCGTCGTCGACGTCGGCGACGGGCTCGCGGTCACCTTCAAGGTGGAGAGCCACAACCATCCGTCGTACGTCGAGCCCTATCA is a window encoding:
- a CDS encoding L,D-transpeptidase family protein yields the protein MATSAAASGGTDFSLHPAYGVQGSTLTLTGATFTGETAATINGITAAHFHHVNAQKVTIVVPAGATSGPVVVTGAKTLNGPDFSLQQQTTATATLSRSSLTFTQSLVVTGDLTEKSTGHPVSGQPAVLQHRVAGSTSWHRAKGTPQRTTGSQGQVGWTVQPAVSGAYRVAFKNTPSYTSATTSGHKYALRPLLSFNPQHTVPVYSDSVLRGRVRPHLTGTIYLWKQVDGVWKHAGKTTAYDGRFSFTIHPDALGPVLYRVVRHYDGLHAHAQSATLHLQVVHRELVLGDSGSDVKALQKRLRKLHYWLGSVSKYYGDDTLHAVTAFEKVQKLPPNGEVTMAVWNKLNHPRHIHLRHPHAATYEVEVNIGRQVLLMAKDGHITHILDTSTAGGYLYKNSEGGISRAITPTGHFSIQYKLTGTRVSKLGTLYYPSYFTDTGYAIHGEGNGNSGGEVPPYPNSHGCVRITDDAVLHFFSSAYLAVGASVWIYH
- a CDS encoding VTT domain-containing protein, with amino-acid sequence MHQHLASQAADAPALHQLALHQQALLGAISPTHLLSTFGVIGVLVILLAEMGVLVGFFLPGDSLLFVAGYATNGHNSLHLHLPLGWLMIAAAAGAVIGGQVGYEVGRRAELRLQDRPESRYYKREYVERADRFLERFGMARTVVLSRFVPIVRTFASPIVGVAAMPVPSYTTWNLIGGLVWTVPIILLGHWLGHISFIRHYIEGLAVIIVILAIVPALVHMARHRGAASS
- the pyrE gene encoding orotate phosphoribosyltransferase, producing MSDGDRDELLTRIKQDAVVHGRVTLSSGQDADYYVDLRRVTLSAAAAPLVGRVMLDLTADLDFDAVGGLTLGADPVAAAMLHAAAASGRKLDAFVVRKQGKAHGLQRRIEGPDVAGRRVLAVEDTSTTGGSVLTAVGALREAGADVVGVAVIVERGAADAVRATGLDYLAAYSLADLDLA
- the fbaA gene encoding class II fructose-bisphosphate aldolase, producing the protein MRRAEMPVANPEVYAEMIDRAKAGGFAYPAINVTSSGSLNAALRGFADAESDGIIQISWGGAEFASGASIKNMVSGAVAMAAFAKVVATNYPVNVGLHTDHCPPDKLAGYMRPLLELSIERVKAGGDPIFGSHMWDGSGLDLEDNLKTADELFAMSIEAHTIMELEIGVVGGEEDGVSNEQNEKLYTSPKDMMRVAEVLGAPGERGRYLLAAVFGNVHGVYKPGSVKLKPSILKEGQEYVGKKLGVERPFDLVFHGGSGSMFDEIRETLNYGVVKMNVDTDTQYAFTRPVVDHMMKNYDGVLKVDGDVGSKKAYDPRAWGRAAEEGMAARVTKACEDLKSTGTRMT
- the clpB gene encoding ATP-dependent chaperone ClpB, with the translated sequence MDTYRFTARSQEALGAAVQAAGAAGHPHVEPLHMLHALLIPADGVPRPLIEAAGGDPALVAREVQAALNRLPTATGATVAAPGLSSVALAVVNTAAEIAKSLGDEFVSTEHLIVGLARSGGHPVADFLPDPDALQDAFKAVRGSARVTSPEPEATYQTLEKYGVDLTAQAREGKLDPVIGRDTEIRRVVQVLSRRTKNNPVLIGEPGVGKTAVVEGLAQRIVAGDVPESLRDKRLVSLDLAAMVAGAKYRGEFEERLKAVLAEIRDSDGQIVTFIDELHTVVGAGATGEGAMDAGNMLKPMLARGELRLIGATTLDEYRTSIEKDPALERRFAPVMVGEPSVEDTIAILRGLKGRYEAHHKVEIADAALVAAATLSNRYITSRFLPDKAIDLIDEAASRLRMEIDSRPVEIDELQRSVDRLRMEEMALEREEDEASRARLDRLRAELADRSEQLAALTARWEREKSGLNRVGELKQRLDSLRTQAESAQRQGDFEAASRLLYADIPAAEAELAAAASASEQREAMVKEEVGADDVAEVVASWTGIPAGRLLEGETAKLLRMDEALSARVVGQDDAVHAVSDAVRRARSGISDPDRPTGSFLFLGPTGVGKTELAKALAGYLFDDERAMVRIDMSEYGEKHTVSRLVGAPPGYVGYDEGGQLTEAVRRRPYTVILLDEVEKAHADVFDVLLQVLDDGRLTDGQGRTVDFRNTILLMTSNLGSVFINDPALDDKAKHEAAMRAAREHFKPEFLNRLDDIVVFHSLGSEQLAQIVEIQIERLMTRLADRRLTLEVTDGAREWLAITGFDPVYGARPLRRLIQTAIGDPLAKALLSGAIADGDTVLVDVNEDRSGLSVVSAAEKAAAPLIA